Proteins co-encoded in one Astatotilapia calliptera chromosome 18, fAstCal1.2, whole genome shotgun sequence genomic window:
- the ticam1 gene encoding TIR domain-containing adapter molecule 1, with amino-acid sequence MSLESRANHGTGLRDVFDLLVKTPSERLLSLTFQLGDSPEDKIIHALCLIVLHKEVEALDKLQMLTDSSLAKHVAEKCQMRGGNLEDFGSHCGLFEALTGESLAELAHVFKVLTEQRLCDPLLRNLAYKRALSSDCVKTRNGNDLELYNYEFLEEAKNVCGPECAEWMSPSSDQKAEPDSNLLSSVEKSQVSSASSLPSPLSANLPSMPSYPTHLEISMPSTILFQAHGTSPGNPGNPKSNPPILSVKENRAQNVTEPPQSSEAQPKTTGSPPFDPKQDSSKYGAAAAASLVSNESDTKSDNQTKTPSPKLPKTSVPGEIHESKAVEEEEEEMFYAFVILHAPEDSDMAESIKEKIEAVIGGEFEGATFSDFSIAGKTTIKSMEDAINNSAFTLLLLTRNFNTCMLDLKANAALVNSINKAHKYNTVIPLLPRENCMPKQDMPMVLQGVNPLEERKNFEKKIQKSLLPAKIKKQRWIWKQEKAQKQTTKHLNKISNLTISVEPNLRPGPPTAAWHPQPNIHIENANYIMIGNDSRMNVDLGGNANREDSN; translated from the coding sequence ATGAGTCTCGAGAGCCGAGCCAACCATGGGACAGGACTGAGGGATGTCTTTGATCTTCTTGTTAAGACACCTTCAGAACGACTCCTTAGTCTGACATTCCAGTTGGGTGACTCTCCTGAAGATAAAATCATACACGCCTTGTGTCTCATCGTCCTCCACAAGGAGGTGGAAGCTCTCGACAAACTCCAGATGTTGACGGACAGCTCCCTTGCTAAGCATGTGGCCGAGAAGTGTCAGATGAGAGGAGGCAATTTGGAAGATTTTGGATCTCATTGCGGTCTTTTTGAAGCCTTAACGGGAGAATCGTTGGCAGAGCTGGctcatgtttttaaagttttgacAGAGCAGAGGCTGTGTGATCCACTGCTGAGAAATCTGGCATACAAGCGTGCTCTTTCTAGTGACTGCGTAAAAACAAGAAATGGTAATGACCTGGAACTATACAACTATGAATTCCTGGAGGAAGCTAAAAATGTCTGTGGGCCTGAGTGTGCAGAGTGGATGTCCCCCTCCAGTGATCAGAAGGCAGAGCCTGACTCCAATCTTCTCAGTAGTGTGGAAAAATCTCAGGTTTCATCAGCTTCATCTCTTCCCAGCCCCCTCAGTGCAAATCTCCCCTCAATGCCCTCTTACCCTACTCATCTGGAGATAAGTATGCCCTCAACAATCTTGTTTCAAGCACACGGAACCTCTCCAGGGAACCCAGGAAACCCCAAATCGAATCCTCCCATCCTCAGCGTTAAAGAAAACAGAGCACAAAATGTGACCGAGCCACCTCAGTCATCTGAAGCTCAGCCTAAGACCACTGGATCTCCTCCATTTGACCCAAAACAAGACTCAAGTAAGTAtggcgcagcagcagcagcatcactaGTGAGCAATGAGAGTGACACGAAATCAGACAATCAAACAAAAACGCCAAGTCCTAAACTACCGAAGACGAGTGTTCCTGGAGAAATACATGAAAGCAAAGCtgtggaagaagaggaagaagaaatgttTTATGCATTTGTTATCTTGCATGCACCGGAAGATTCAGATATGGCCGAAAGCATAAAGGagaaaatagaagcagtcattGGTGGTGAATTTGAAGGTGCGACTTTCTCTGACTTTTCCATTGCCGGAAAGACCACTATAAAGAGCATGGAGGACGCCATCAACAACTCAGCCTTCACCCTGCTGCTGCTTACCCGCAACTTCAACACTTGCATGCTGGATCTAAAGGCGAACGCTGCCCTCGTCAACTCTATAAACAAGGCacataaatacaacactgtgATCCCTCTGCTGCCACGAGAGAACTGCATGCCCAAACAGGATATGCCTATGGTGCTGCAGGGAGTGAATCCACTTGAAGAGAGAAAGAACTTTGAGAAAAAGATCCAAAAGTCATTGTTGcctgcaaaaattaaaaaacagagaTGGATCTGGAAACAGGAGAAAGCTCAGAAACAGACAACgaagcatttaaataaaataagcaaTCTGACAATCTCAGTAGAACCAAACCTTCGACCAGGGCCCCCGACGGCTGCGTGGCACCCACAGCCAAACATTCATATTGAAAATGCTAACTACATTATGATTGGTAACGACTCTCGAATGAATGTGGATTTGGGTGGAAATGCAAACAGGGAGGATTCCAATTAA